One window of the Mytilus galloprovincialis chromosome 14, xbMytGall1.hap1.1, whole genome shotgun sequence genome contains the following:
- the LOC143059108 gene encoding uncharacterized protein LOC143059108, with protein sequence MFLQTPFMQHLVIEDRIFVNAKDKCDPELAKLKNIIISQSKMQPTWGEPLPKCFIPLELEFASLITRNIPLITLEHLQKINSLQPIRSLTESELKVFLKFQHAIGKVLYFDEHRLDRHVILSPTHLIDAFKSIVTDRRFCEGDKDREELWDVMGKQGVVSKKVIQKIWKKKKYKKFYKDKDYLLDVMTHLDILVEPKRYDLDRHRIPADFYYVASMVRAHDDSGYLQSAGFTTRSIAIAFQSSSLMIPPALSFRFISYCLYVWAVKTYGDSNKDMLFHRSGVFTIDSSLDMYIACEDERIIARLVHALSNTLIMRDVATSIYECLASALEKISQLYIITSSDQTQTSDPSFMTRICCNSPNNSCVLPDNDQTQTDQIWICPSHGIEHSKHTITSWIDEKEDEKCKPGCTVTKDEFLKATPSDIHLRRLSLLYSPFEAKELAIHLGFSNREVNVILETEDPLTSSFAILLRCRDSRMVTFNDIKEAIESIGKDSIHILCKLVKGESIHFDMEPEKWDLVPTAEHIDRLAPLVGKYSLPFLIELGMDFNTWEQISHRQNERDLVRLNQDILEEWRFRFCRRHNLKPTLREIARAFSNIGKNVKIVDNTLSDLF encoded by the exons ATGTTTTTACAAACACCATTCATGCAGCACTTGGTTATTGAAGATCGGATATTTGTAAACGCTAAAGACAAATGTGATCCAGAGTTGGCAAAATTAAAGAATATCATAATCAGCCAATCGAAGATGCAGCCAACATGGGGTGAACCTCTTCCAAAATGCTTTATTCCTTTAGAACTAGAATTTGCATCGCTAATCACACGCAATATTCCATTGATTACACTAGAGCATTTGCAGAAAATCAACTCACTACAGCCTATAAGATCCTTGACAGAATCTGAGTTAAAAGTATTCCTAAAATTTCAACACGCCATAGGCAAGGTGTTATACTTTGATGAACACAGATTAGACCGTCATGTTATTTTGTCTCCAACACATTTAATTGATGCCTTTAAGTCTATTGTAACTGATAGAAGGTTCTGTGAAGGAGACAAAGATAGAGAGGAGTTGTGGGATGTAATGGGCAAACAAGGAGTTGTCTCAAAAAAAGTAATCCAAAAGATTtggaagaaaaagaaatataaaaaattctaCAAAGATAAAGATTATTTACTGGATGTTATGACTCACCTGGATATATTGGTAGAACCAAAAAGATACGACCTAGATCGCCACCGTATACCTGCTGACTTCTACTATGTTGCAAGTATGGTACGAGCTCACGATGATTCTGGATACCTCCAATCAGCTGGCTTTACAACCAGGAGTATTGCCATAGCCTTTCAATCGTCATCATTGATGATACCGCCTGCATTATCCTTCAGATTTATTAGTTACTGTCTATATGTATGGGCGGTGAAAACGTACGGAGATTCTAACAAGGACATGCTGTTCCATAGGTCAGGGGTGTTTACCATAGATTCGTCTTTAGATATGTACATTGCCTGCGAAGATGAGAGGATCATTGCGCGTCTTGTTCATGCCTTATCAAACACACTTATAATGAGGGATGTAGCCACCAGCATCTATGAATGTCTTGCATCAGCCTTGGAAAAAATAAGTCAGCTATATATCATAACAAGTAGTGATCAGACTCAAACCAGCGATCCATCCTTTATGACCAGGATATGTTGTAACTCACCAAATAACTCATGTGTCCTTCCTGACAACGATCAAACTCAAACAGACCAAATATGGATATGTCCTTCACATGGCATTGAACACAGCAAACACACAATTACATCGTGGATTGACGAAAAG GAAGACGAAAAGTGTAAACCAGGATGCACAG TTACAAAAGATGAATTTCTGAAAGCGACACCATCAGACATACATTTACGACGTCTGTCGTTATTGTACAGTCCATTCGAGGCCAAAGAACTGGCAATACATTTAGGATTTTCGAACAGGGAAGTTAATGTCATACTGGAAACTGAAGATCCCTTAACATCAAGCTTTGCAATTTTGCTACGATGTCGAGATAGCAGGATGGTGACATTTAACGACATCAAAGAGGCGATAGAAAGTATTGGTAAAGATAGTATTCATATACTTTGCAag CTTGTGAAAGGCGAAAGTATTCATTTTG ACATGGAACCTGAGAAGTGGGATCTGGTACCTACAGCAGAACACATTGACAGATTAGCTCCGTTAGTAGGGAAATACTCCCTCCCGTTCCTTATCGAACTTGGAATGGATTTTAATACCTGGGAACAGATCAGCCACAGACAAAATGAAAGAGATTTGGTCAGACTGAACCAGGATATCTTAGAAGAATGGCGATTCAGGTTTTGTAGGAGGCACAATCTGAAACCAACTTTGCGAGAAATCGCACGTGCATTCAGTAACAttggaaaaaatgttaaaatcgtTGACAACACATTATCagatttattttaa